The Vigna radiata var. radiata cultivar VC1973A unplaced genomic scaffold, Vradiata_ver6 scaffold_386, whole genome shotgun sequence genome contains a region encoding:
- the LOC106780040 gene encoding WD repeat-containing protein 62 isoform X1, whose amino-acid sequence MKATRKLSKPDPVSKLVLEEVIGLTTKNSNGLASNALSSKCAYLAGSVVVIYDMNLGTQSHLMVPNRMPKPLSCVALSRDGHFVAAGEAGNQSSVLVWDSFTLSVVSELKGHLYGATCICFSPNGKHLVSVGGYIYLWNWRSGELITKLQATSCSTISSISFSSDAKIFVTFGKKHLKFWLLGSSRKTQLYEGMRKSTSLAIHEKPANLSIHKASSVTSISSVWCCNGYDNCKKAGDCFPLYTLTDSGILYLINSGMSVEKSVTLKVRKAFALSASAKLIACACNNGTVQLFTPISLEYVGSILYSKTKRLLKGSNLVSHTIVPEQASEQLPALPDAIACQFSALEKIVVVYGDHSLYIYDIHDVNQVTKCYVLVSHSSCIWDIKNLCCENMHDPSLACTARGCLGGISFATCSSDGTIRIWDIALQSDFSNDAEDLKTELLSSSCLVTAGTFERDAVKADVANGEFRSLAVSSDGNYLAAGDSRGNIHIYNLQTSDYTCFQGAHDGEILTLSFTLSTQDISKEIVKNNYFLASGGRDCMIHLYDVKRNFDLIDSIDDHSAAVTSIKISSNGCRILSCSADSFLVLRDVVIADDGYKILQQHRQKALQRGTVYDMAVDVTCETVVTVGQDKKIKTFDMAAQKLIRSHNHDKNFGEPIKVIMDPSCSYVVCSFSNKSICIYDLITGKMAAKAAGHAEIVTGVIFLPDCKHIVSVDGTGCVFVWKLPASLSSRILERVMERNNPLSPRSSSQPPYLGCLSFCKEEFQHSKINPGGVWSMMNNSQHVNGMLYPGISQREGSAFKFSVSRLPKWAQAKVTGSNGVCKNLNCTSSEVFSPLSTEVQIPSDNASPSPDTVSGGTCSNVPLDNHWHSVYTVFTEALSSPEMFDLCKTKLAEIPLNIRQHRAVISEDQNSFGLSNLSKNKKMGVAPDQHVGCNNNDVSWCSEELSESKAEQLYLSESGSVSKTTNEGNLGSLPSEEDSDMFKQHFGSLSNTRKAEKRKSLVRRFSARYIVQWDYPGDFKKLFSSPVGNTSARKISKDEGATHIISEDGSSQVKEIEEVRHSSGQDIKNSEPSTDSTCELVKFPVNENSVDKGSEQGETIAVCKDALGKLEVAAENALRLFSELEKFHNEEVANEAGAQFLDEAAELLPLVVKNVNAVARLVRCRLKGKCGSTSTVPETDQFDRLAEGKSDRIMEISKHDINT is encoded by the exons ATGAAGGCCACTCGCAAACTCAGCAAACCCGACCCAGTCTCAAAG CTGGTTTTGGAGGAGGTGATTGGGTTGACAACAAAGAATAGCAATGGGTTAGCTTCAAATGCCTTGAGCTCCAAATGTGCTTATTTGGCAGGTTCCGTGGTGGTGATATATGACATGAATTTGGGCACTCAGTCACACCTCATGGTGCCTAATAGAATGCCAAAGCCTTTAAGCTGTGTAGCTTTGTCACGAGATGGACACTTTGTTGCCGCTGGAGAG GCAGGAAACCAGTCATCAGTACTAGTGTGGGATTCTTTTACTTTATCTGTTGTCTCTGAATTGAAAGGCCATCTATATGGAGCTACATGCATCTGTTTCTCACCGAATG GTAAACATCTGGTGTCTGTTGGAGGATATATTTACCTTTGGAACTGGCGGAGTGGTGAGCTGATAACAAAGCTTCAAGCAACTTCTTGTTCTACAATTTCAAGTATTAGCTTCTCATCAGATGCAaaaatttttgtaacttttggGAAGAAGCATCTGAAATTCTGGTTACTTGGATCTTCTAGAAAGACTCAACTATATGAAGGGATGAGAAAGAGTACATCATTAGCAATACATGAAAAGCCTGCCAATCTTTCTATTCATAAAGCAAGCTCTGTTACATCTATCAGTTCCGTGTGGTGTTGTAATGGCTATGATAATTGTAAAAAAGCTGGTGATTGCTTTCCTCTATATACATTGACTGATTCAG GCATTTTATACCTTATTAATTCTGGGATGTCGGTTGAAAAGTCTGTGACCTTGAAA gTTCGAAAAGCCTTTGCATTATCAGCATCAGCAAAGCTAATTGCATGTGCATGCAATAATGGAACAGTCCAATTATTCACCCCCATCTCTCTAGAATACGTGGGTAGTATATTGTATTCAAAGACAAAAAGGTTACTTAAAGGAAGCAATTTAGTTAGTCACACTATAGTTCCAGAGCAGGCTTCTGAACAGTTACCTGCCCTGCCTGATGCAATTGCCTGTCAGTTTTCGGCCTTAGAAAAGATTG tTGTTGTTTACGGAGATCATAGTCTCTACATCTATGACATCCATGATGTGAATCAG GTCACAAAGTGTTATGTGCTTGTTTCACACTCCTCATGCATATGGGATATAAAGAATCTATGTTGTGAAAATATGCATGATCCATCTCTTGCATGCACTGCTAGAGGTTGTCTGGGGGGGATTTCTTTTGCAACCTGTTCTTCTGATGGTACAATCAGGATCTGGGATATTGCTTTGCAATCTGATTTTTCAAATGATGCTGAAGATTTGAAGACTGAACTATTGAGTTCTTCATGTTTAG TAACTGCTGGGACATTTGAACGTGATGCAGTTAAGGCAGATGTTGCAAATGGAGAATTTCGGTCACTTGCTGTTAGTTCAGATGGAAATTATCTCGCTGCTGGTGATTCCAGGGGGAATATTCATATATACAACCTTCAAACATCGGATTACACATGTTTCCAG GGTGCTCATGACGGGGAGATTCTTACATTAAGCTTCACCTTGTCCACCCAAGATATATCTAAGGAAAttgtgaaaaacaattattttcttgCCTCAGGGGGACGAGATTGTATGATCCATCTCTATGATGTGAAAAG AAATTTTGATCTTATTGACAGCATTGATGATCATTCGGCTGCAGTGACTTCTATCAAAATTAGCAGCAATGGTTGCAGGATCCTCAGTTGTAGTGCTGACAG TTTCCTGGTTCTTCGAGATGTGGTAATAGCAGATGATGGTTATAAGATTTTGCAACAACATCGCCAAAAGGCTTTACAACGTGGAACTGTCTATGACATGGCTGTGGATGTGACATGTGAGACTGTTGTCACTGTTGGGCAG gataagaaaataaagacgTTTGACATGGCTGCTCAGAAACTAATTAGGTCGCACAACCACGATAAAAATTTTGGTGAACCTATAAAG GTTATAATGGACCCAAGCTGCAGTTACGTGGTCTGCTCATTCTCTAACAAGTCCATATGCATATATGACTTGATCACGGGGAAGATGGCTGCGAAGGCAGCAGGGCATGCTGAAATTGTTACTGGTGTCATCTTTTTACCTGATTGCAAGCATATAGTTTCT GTGGATGGTACGGGTTGTGTTTTTGTGTGGAAATTGCCTGCTTCATTGTCTTCTAGAATATTGGAGAGAGTAATGGAAAGAAACAATCCATTGTCTCCAAGAAGCTCTAGTCAGCCTCCCTACCTTGGTTGTCTATCATTTTGCAAAGAAGAATTCCAGCATTCCAAGATCAATCCTGGTGGTGTTTGGTCAATGATGAACAACAGCCAACATGTGAATGGAATGCTTTATCCTGGGATCAGTCAGAGAGAGGGTTCGGCTTTTAAATTTAGTGTTTCAAGACTTCCTAAATGGGCACAAGCAAAAGTGACCGGTTCAAATGGTGTCTGCAAGAATCTAAATTGCACTTCGTCAGAG GTTTTTTCTCCTTTGTCCACCGAAGTTCAAATTCCATCCGATAATGCTTCTCCATCGCCTGATACTGTTAGTGGAGGAACTTGTAG CAACGTTCCGTTAGACAACCATTGGCACTCTGTTTACACTGTTTTTACGGAAGCACTTTCTTCCCCTGAGATGTTTGATTTGTGTAAGACAAAGCTTGCAGAGATTCCCTTGAATATAA GACAACATAGGGCTGTGATTAGTGAGGACCAGAACTCCTTTGGGCTTAGTAACCTTAGCAAGAATAAAAAGATGGGTGTTGCTCCAGACCAACATGTTGGTTGCAATAATAATGACGTTTCTTGGTGTTCTGAAGAACTTTCTGAGAGTAAAGCAGAGCAATTGTATTTGAGTGAATCTGGAAGTGTGTCAAAAACAACTAATGAAGGCAATTTAGGCAGTCTACCATCTGAAGAAGACAGTGACATGTTTAAGCAACATTTTGGTAGCTTATCAAATACGCGCAAG GCAGAGAAAAGGAAATCTTTAGTTAGAAGGTTTTCTGCTAGATATATTGTGCAATGGGATTACCCAGGGGATTTTAAGAAACTGTTTAGCAGTCCTGTTGGGAATACAAGTGCTAGAAAGATCTCTAAGGATGAAGGTGCTACTCATATTATATCAGAAGACGGATCCTCACAAGTGAAGGAAATTGAGGAAGTGAGACATTCTTCGGGACAG GATATCAAGAATTCAGAACCTTCAACAGATTCAACATGTGAACTAGTCAAATTCCCAGTCAATGAAAATTCAGTTGATAAAGGGAGTGAACAGGGAGAAACCATAGCCGTGTGCAAGGATGCACTTGGTAAATTGGAGGTCGCAGCTGAGAATGCGCTGCGATTATTTTCAGAATTAGAAAAGTTTCACAACGAAGAGGTTGCAAATGAAGCAGGAGCTCAATTTTTAGACGAGGCAGCTGAGCTACTTCCTCTAGTTGTTAAGAATGTTAACGCTGTTGCTAGATTGGTACGATGTAGGTTGAAGGGTAAGTGTGGAAGTACATCAACTGTCCCAGAAACGGACCAGTTTGATAGATTAGCCGAAGGTAAATCAGATAGAATAATGGAAATATCAAAGCATGATATCAacacttaa
- the LOC106780040 gene encoding mitogen-activated protein kinase-binding protein 1 isoform X3: protein MELHASVSHRMYSVQGKHLVSVGGYIYLWNWRSGELITKLQATSCSTISSISFSSDAKIFVTFGKKHLKFWLLGSSRKTQLYEGMRKSTSLAIHEKPANLSIHKASSVTSISSVWCCNGYDNCKKAGDCFPLYTLTDSGILYLINSGMSVEKSVTLKVRKAFALSASAKLIACACNNGTVQLFTPISLEYVGSILYSKTKRLLKGSNLVSHTIVPEQASEQLPALPDAIACQFSALEKIVVVYGDHSLYIYDIHDVNQVTKCYVLVSHSSCIWDIKNLCCENMHDPSLACTARGCLGGISFATCSSDGTIRIWDIALQSDFSNDAEDLKTELLSSSCLVTAGTFERDAVKADVANGEFRSLAVSSDGNYLAAGDSRGNIHIYNLQTSDYTCFQGAHDGEILTLSFTLSTQDISKEIVKNNYFLASGGRDCMIHLYDVKRNFDLIDSIDDHSAAVTSIKISSNGCRILSCSADSFLVLRDVVIADDGYKILQQHRQKALQRGTVYDMAVDVTCETVVTVGQDKKIKTFDMAAQKLIRSHNHDKNFGEPIKVIMDPSCSYVVCSFSNKSICIYDLITGKMAAKAAGHAEIVTGVIFLPDCKHIVSVDGTGCVFVWKLPASLSSRILERVMERNNPLSPRSSSQPPYLGCLSFCKEEFQHSKINPGGVWSMMNNSQHVNGMLYPGISQREGSAFKFSVSRLPKWAQAKVTGSNGVCKNLNCTSSEVFSPLSTEVQIPSDNASPSPDTVSGGTCSNVPLDNHWHSVYTVFTEALSSPEMFDLCKTKLAEIPLNIRQHRAVISEDQNSFGLSNLSKNKKMGVAPDQHVGCNNNDVSWCSEELSESKAEQLYLSESGSVSKTTNEGNLGSLPSEEDSDMFKQHFGSLSNTRKAEKRKSLVRRFSARYIVQWDYPGDFKKLFSSPVGNTSARKISKDEGATHIISEDGSSQVKEIEEVRHSSGQDIKNSEPSTDSTCELVKFPVNENSVDKGSEQGETIAVCKDALGKLEVAAENALRLFSELEKFHNEEVANEAGAQFLDEAAELLPLVVKNVNAVARLVRCRLKGKCGSTSTVPETDQFDRLAEGKSDRIMEISKHDINT, encoded by the exons ATGGAGCTACATGCATCTGTTTCTCACCGAATG TATTCTGTCCAAGGTAAACATCTGGTGTCTGTTGGAGGATATATTTACCTTTGGAACTGGCGGAGTGGTGAGCTGATAACAAAGCTTCAAGCAACTTCTTGTTCTACAATTTCAAGTATTAGCTTCTCATCAGATGCAaaaatttttgtaacttttggGAAGAAGCATCTGAAATTCTGGTTACTTGGATCTTCTAGAAAGACTCAACTATATGAAGGGATGAGAAAGAGTACATCATTAGCAATACATGAAAAGCCTGCCAATCTTTCTATTCATAAAGCAAGCTCTGTTACATCTATCAGTTCCGTGTGGTGTTGTAATGGCTATGATAATTGTAAAAAAGCTGGTGATTGCTTTCCTCTATATACATTGACTGATTCAG GCATTTTATACCTTATTAATTCTGGGATGTCGGTTGAAAAGTCTGTGACCTTGAAA gTTCGAAAAGCCTTTGCATTATCAGCATCAGCAAAGCTAATTGCATGTGCATGCAATAATGGAACAGTCCAATTATTCACCCCCATCTCTCTAGAATACGTGGGTAGTATATTGTATTCAAAGACAAAAAGGTTACTTAAAGGAAGCAATTTAGTTAGTCACACTATAGTTCCAGAGCAGGCTTCTGAACAGTTACCTGCCCTGCCTGATGCAATTGCCTGTCAGTTTTCGGCCTTAGAAAAGATTG tTGTTGTTTACGGAGATCATAGTCTCTACATCTATGACATCCATGATGTGAATCAG GTCACAAAGTGTTATGTGCTTGTTTCACACTCCTCATGCATATGGGATATAAAGAATCTATGTTGTGAAAATATGCATGATCCATCTCTTGCATGCACTGCTAGAGGTTGTCTGGGGGGGATTTCTTTTGCAACCTGTTCTTCTGATGGTACAATCAGGATCTGGGATATTGCTTTGCAATCTGATTTTTCAAATGATGCTGAAGATTTGAAGACTGAACTATTGAGTTCTTCATGTTTAG TAACTGCTGGGACATTTGAACGTGATGCAGTTAAGGCAGATGTTGCAAATGGAGAATTTCGGTCACTTGCTGTTAGTTCAGATGGAAATTATCTCGCTGCTGGTGATTCCAGGGGGAATATTCATATATACAACCTTCAAACATCGGATTACACATGTTTCCAG GGTGCTCATGACGGGGAGATTCTTACATTAAGCTTCACCTTGTCCACCCAAGATATATCTAAGGAAAttgtgaaaaacaattattttcttgCCTCAGGGGGACGAGATTGTATGATCCATCTCTATGATGTGAAAAG AAATTTTGATCTTATTGACAGCATTGATGATCATTCGGCTGCAGTGACTTCTATCAAAATTAGCAGCAATGGTTGCAGGATCCTCAGTTGTAGTGCTGACAG TTTCCTGGTTCTTCGAGATGTGGTAATAGCAGATGATGGTTATAAGATTTTGCAACAACATCGCCAAAAGGCTTTACAACGTGGAACTGTCTATGACATGGCTGTGGATGTGACATGTGAGACTGTTGTCACTGTTGGGCAG gataagaaaataaagacgTTTGACATGGCTGCTCAGAAACTAATTAGGTCGCACAACCACGATAAAAATTTTGGTGAACCTATAAAG GTTATAATGGACCCAAGCTGCAGTTACGTGGTCTGCTCATTCTCTAACAAGTCCATATGCATATATGACTTGATCACGGGGAAGATGGCTGCGAAGGCAGCAGGGCATGCTGAAATTGTTACTGGTGTCATCTTTTTACCTGATTGCAAGCATATAGTTTCT GTGGATGGTACGGGTTGTGTTTTTGTGTGGAAATTGCCTGCTTCATTGTCTTCTAGAATATTGGAGAGAGTAATGGAAAGAAACAATCCATTGTCTCCAAGAAGCTCTAGTCAGCCTCCCTACCTTGGTTGTCTATCATTTTGCAAAGAAGAATTCCAGCATTCCAAGATCAATCCTGGTGGTGTTTGGTCAATGATGAACAACAGCCAACATGTGAATGGAATGCTTTATCCTGGGATCAGTCAGAGAGAGGGTTCGGCTTTTAAATTTAGTGTTTCAAGACTTCCTAAATGGGCACAAGCAAAAGTGACCGGTTCAAATGGTGTCTGCAAGAATCTAAATTGCACTTCGTCAGAG GTTTTTTCTCCTTTGTCCACCGAAGTTCAAATTCCATCCGATAATGCTTCTCCATCGCCTGATACTGTTAGTGGAGGAACTTGTAG CAACGTTCCGTTAGACAACCATTGGCACTCTGTTTACACTGTTTTTACGGAAGCACTTTCTTCCCCTGAGATGTTTGATTTGTGTAAGACAAAGCTTGCAGAGATTCCCTTGAATATAA GACAACATAGGGCTGTGATTAGTGAGGACCAGAACTCCTTTGGGCTTAGTAACCTTAGCAAGAATAAAAAGATGGGTGTTGCTCCAGACCAACATGTTGGTTGCAATAATAATGACGTTTCTTGGTGTTCTGAAGAACTTTCTGAGAGTAAAGCAGAGCAATTGTATTTGAGTGAATCTGGAAGTGTGTCAAAAACAACTAATGAAGGCAATTTAGGCAGTCTACCATCTGAAGAAGACAGTGACATGTTTAAGCAACATTTTGGTAGCTTATCAAATACGCGCAAG GCAGAGAAAAGGAAATCTTTAGTTAGAAGGTTTTCTGCTAGATATATTGTGCAATGGGATTACCCAGGGGATTTTAAGAAACTGTTTAGCAGTCCTGTTGGGAATACAAGTGCTAGAAAGATCTCTAAGGATGAAGGTGCTACTCATATTATATCAGAAGACGGATCCTCACAAGTGAAGGAAATTGAGGAAGTGAGACATTCTTCGGGACAG GATATCAAGAATTCAGAACCTTCAACAGATTCAACATGTGAACTAGTCAAATTCCCAGTCAATGAAAATTCAGTTGATAAAGGGAGTGAACAGGGAGAAACCATAGCCGTGTGCAAGGATGCACTTGGTAAATTGGAGGTCGCAGCTGAGAATGCGCTGCGATTATTTTCAGAATTAGAAAAGTTTCACAACGAAGAGGTTGCAAATGAAGCAGGAGCTCAATTTTTAGACGAGGCAGCTGAGCTACTTCCTCTAGTTGTTAAGAATGTTAACGCTGTTGCTAGATTGGTACGATGTAGGTTGAAGGGTAAGTGTGGAAGTACATCAACTGTCCCAGAAACGGACCAGTTTGATAGATTAGCCGAAGGTAAATCAGATAGAATAATGGAAATATCAAAGCATGATATCAacacttaa
- the LOC106780040 gene encoding WD repeat-containing protein 62 isoform X2: MKATRKLSKPDPVSKLVLEEVIGLTTKNSNGLASNALSSKCAYLAGSVVVIYDMNLGTQSHLMVPNRMPKPLSCVALSRDGHFVAAGEAGNQSSVLVWDSFTLSVVSELKGHLYGATCICFSPNGKHLVSVGGYIYLWNWRSGELITKLQATSCSTISSISFSSDAKIFVTFGKKHLKFWLLGSSRKTQLYEGMRKSTSLAIHEKPANLSIHKASSVTSISSVWCCNGYDNCKKAGDCFPLYTLTDSGILYLINSGMSVEKSVTLKVRKAFALSASAKLIACACNNGTVQLFTPISLEYVGSILYSKTKRLLKGSNLVSHTIVPEQASEQLPALPDAIACQFSALEKIVVVYGDHSLYIYDIHDVNQVTKCYVLVSHSSCIWDIKNLCCENMHDPSLACTARGCLGGISFATCSSDGTIRIWDIALQSDFSNDAEDLKTELLSSSCLVTAGTFERDAVKADVANGEFRSLAVSSDGNYLAAGDSRGNIHIYNLQTSDYTCFQGAHDGEILTLSFTLSTQDISKEIVKNNYFLASGGRDCMIHLYDVKRNFDLIDSIDDHSAAVTSIKISSNGCRILSCSADSFLVLRDVVIADDGYKILQQHRQKALQRGTVYDMAVDVTCETVVTVGQDKKIKTFDMAAQKLIRSHNHDKNFGEPIKVIMDPSCSYVVCSFSNKSICIYDLITGKMAAKAAGHAEIVTGVIFLPDCKHIVSVDGTGCVFVWKLPASLSSRILERVMERNNPLSPRSSSQPPYLGCLSFCKEEFQHSKINPGGVWSMMNNSQHVNGMLYPGISQREGSAFKFSVSRLPKWAQAKVTGSNGVCKNLNCTSSEVFSPLSTEVQIPSDNASPSPDTVSGGTCSNVPLDNHWHSVYTVFTEALSSPEMFDLCKTKLAEIPLNIRQHRAVISEDQNSFGLSNLSKNKKMGVAPDQHVGCNNNDVSWCSEELSESKAEQLYLSESGSVSKTTNEGNLGSLPSEEDSDMFKQHFGSLSNTRKAEKRKSLVRRFSARYIVQWDYPGDFKKLFSSPVGNTSARKISKDEGATHIISEDGSSQVKEIEEVRHSSGQDIKNSEPSTDSTCELVKFPVNENSVDKGSEQGETIAVCKDALGKLEVAAENALRLFSELEKFHNEEVANEAGAQFLDEAAELLPLVVKNVNAVARLVRCRLKGKCGSTSTVPETDQFDRLAEDLHNTRSKKTI, encoded by the exons ATGAAGGCCACTCGCAAACTCAGCAAACCCGACCCAGTCTCAAAG CTGGTTTTGGAGGAGGTGATTGGGTTGACAACAAAGAATAGCAATGGGTTAGCTTCAAATGCCTTGAGCTCCAAATGTGCTTATTTGGCAGGTTCCGTGGTGGTGATATATGACATGAATTTGGGCACTCAGTCACACCTCATGGTGCCTAATAGAATGCCAAAGCCTTTAAGCTGTGTAGCTTTGTCACGAGATGGACACTTTGTTGCCGCTGGAGAG GCAGGAAACCAGTCATCAGTACTAGTGTGGGATTCTTTTACTTTATCTGTTGTCTCTGAATTGAAAGGCCATCTATATGGAGCTACATGCATCTGTTTCTCACCGAATG GTAAACATCTGGTGTCTGTTGGAGGATATATTTACCTTTGGAACTGGCGGAGTGGTGAGCTGATAACAAAGCTTCAAGCAACTTCTTGTTCTACAATTTCAAGTATTAGCTTCTCATCAGATGCAaaaatttttgtaacttttggGAAGAAGCATCTGAAATTCTGGTTACTTGGATCTTCTAGAAAGACTCAACTATATGAAGGGATGAGAAAGAGTACATCATTAGCAATACATGAAAAGCCTGCCAATCTTTCTATTCATAAAGCAAGCTCTGTTACATCTATCAGTTCCGTGTGGTGTTGTAATGGCTATGATAATTGTAAAAAAGCTGGTGATTGCTTTCCTCTATATACATTGACTGATTCAG GCATTTTATACCTTATTAATTCTGGGATGTCGGTTGAAAAGTCTGTGACCTTGAAA gTTCGAAAAGCCTTTGCATTATCAGCATCAGCAAAGCTAATTGCATGTGCATGCAATAATGGAACAGTCCAATTATTCACCCCCATCTCTCTAGAATACGTGGGTAGTATATTGTATTCAAAGACAAAAAGGTTACTTAAAGGAAGCAATTTAGTTAGTCACACTATAGTTCCAGAGCAGGCTTCTGAACAGTTACCTGCCCTGCCTGATGCAATTGCCTGTCAGTTTTCGGCCTTAGAAAAGATTG tTGTTGTTTACGGAGATCATAGTCTCTACATCTATGACATCCATGATGTGAATCAG GTCACAAAGTGTTATGTGCTTGTTTCACACTCCTCATGCATATGGGATATAAAGAATCTATGTTGTGAAAATATGCATGATCCATCTCTTGCATGCACTGCTAGAGGTTGTCTGGGGGGGATTTCTTTTGCAACCTGTTCTTCTGATGGTACAATCAGGATCTGGGATATTGCTTTGCAATCTGATTTTTCAAATGATGCTGAAGATTTGAAGACTGAACTATTGAGTTCTTCATGTTTAG TAACTGCTGGGACATTTGAACGTGATGCAGTTAAGGCAGATGTTGCAAATGGAGAATTTCGGTCACTTGCTGTTAGTTCAGATGGAAATTATCTCGCTGCTGGTGATTCCAGGGGGAATATTCATATATACAACCTTCAAACATCGGATTACACATGTTTCCAG GGTGCTCATGACGGGGAGATTCTTACATTAAGCTTCACCTTGTCCACCCAAGATATATCTAAGGAAAttgtgaaaaacaattattttcttgCCTCAGGGGGACGAGATTGTATGATCCATCTCTATGATGTGAAAAG AAATTTTGATCTTATTGACAGCATTGATGATCATTCGGCTGCAGTGACTTCTATCAAAATTAGCAGCAATGGTTGCAGGATCCTCAGTTGTAGTGCTGACAG TTTCCTGGTTCTTCGAGATGTGGTAATAGCAGATGATGGTTATAAGATTTTGCAACAACATCGCCAAAAGGCTTTACAACGTGGAACTGTCTATGACATGGCTGTGGATGTGACATGTGAGACTGTTGTCACTGTTGGGCAG gataagaaaataaagacgTTTGACATGGCTGCTCAGAAACTAATTAGGTCGCACAACCACGATAAAAATTTTGGTGAACCTATAAAG GTTATAATGGACCCAAGCTGCAGTTACGTGGTCTGCTCATTCTCTAACAAGTCCATATGCATATATGACTTGATCACGGGGAAGATGGCTGCGAAGGCAGCAGGGCATGCTGAAATTGTTACTGGTGTCATCTTTTTACCTGATTGCAAGCATATAGTTTCT GTGGATGGTACGGGTTGTGTTTTTGTGTGGAAATTGCCTGCTTCATTGTCTTCTAGAATATTGGAGAGAGTAATGGAAAGAAACAATCCATTGTCTCCAAGAAGCTCTAGTCAGCCTCCCTACCTTGGTTGTCTATCATTTTGCAAAGAAGAATTCCAGCATTCCAAGATCAATCCTGGTGGTGTTTGGTCAATGATGAACAACAGCCAACATGTGAATGGAATGCTTTATCCTGGGATCAGTCAGAGAGAGGGTTCGGCTTTTAAATTTAGTGTTTCAAGACTTCCTAAATGGGCACAAGCAAAAGTGACCGGTTCAAATGGTGTCTGCAAGAATCTAAATTGCACTTCGTCAGAG GTTTTTTCTCCTTTGTCCACCGAAGTTCAAATTCCATCCGATAATGCTTCTCCATCGCCTGATACTGTTAGTGGAGGAACTTGTAG CAACGTTCCGTTAGACAACCATTGGCACTCTGTTTACACTGTTTTTACGGAAGCACTTTCTTCCCCTGAGATGTTTGATTTGTGTAAGACAAAGCTTGCAGAGATTCCCTTGAATATAA GACAACATAGGGCTGTGATTAGTGAGGACCAGAACTCCTTTGGGCTTAGTAACCTTAGCAAGAATAAAAAGATGGGTGTTGCTCCAGACCAACATGTTGGTTGCAATAATAATGACGTTTCTTGGTGTTCTGAAGAACTTTCTGAGAGTAAAGCAGAGCAATTGTATTTGAGTGAATCTGGAAGTGTGTCAAAAACAACTAATGAAGGCAATTTAGGCAGTCTACCATCTGAAGAAGACAGTGACATGTTTAAGCAACATTTTGGTAGCTTATCAAATACGCGCAAG GCAGAGAAAAGGAAATCTTTAGTTAGAAGGTTTTCTGCTAGATATATTGTGCAATGGGATTACCCAGGGGATTTTAAGAAACTGTTTAGCAGTCCTGTTGGGAATACAAGTGCTAGAAAGATCTCTAAGGATGAAGGTGCTACTCATATTATATCAGAAGACGGATCCTCACAAGTGAAGGAAATTGAGGAAGTGAGACATTCTTCGGGACAG GATATCAAGAATTCAGAACCTTCAACAGATTCAACATGTGAACTAGTCAAATTCCCAGTCAATGAAAATTCAGTTGATAAAGGGAGTGAACAGGGAGAAACCATAGCCGTGTGCAAGGATGCACTTGGTAAATTGGAGGTCGCAGCTGAGAATGCGCTGCGATTATTTTCAGAATTAGAAAAGTTTCACAACGAAGAGGTTGCAAATGAAGCAGGAGCTCAATTTTTAGACGAGGCAGCTGAGCTACTTCCTCTAGTTGTTAAGAATGTTAACGCTGTTGCTAGATTGGTACGATGTAGGTTGAAGGGTAAGTGTGGAAGTACATCAACTGTCCCAGAAACGGACCAGTTTGATAGATTAGCCGAAG aTTTGCACAATACAAGATCCAAGAAGACTATTTGA